A single region of the Pieris rapae chromosome 21, ilPieRapa1.1, whole genome shotgun sequence genome encodes:
- the LOC110993890 gene encoding zonadhesin: MLLSWFIISAGIGLHLCLEVSYLCKENELEEEFGCDRICSARNEPCTIIASGDSNKCFCALGFFRDHNGKCVPASDCSQSDTTTTTHYLMKCGSHQTYKTCEPCEKTCVEPNPVCNRTCMDSNSSCEPACMTGCFCEDGFFKAPDGRCVRLDDCPKAEIMSFGNEPSIEECQQDEVFVWCGWCEATCSQPSPDCPPDVCTRGCLCRPPLLRHRSGHCVEKRDCFGHTCHDRNEEYVCRYGCEPSCERRACFRQRRCSLGCHCKFGLLRDRDGKCVTADKCERNITTNTPPL; this comes from the exons ATGCTGCTTTCATGGTTCATCATTTCAGCTGGAATTG GGTTGCACTTATGTTTGGAAGTCTCGTATCTTTGCAAAGAAAATGAACTGGAGGAAGAGTTTGGCTGCGACAGAATTTGTTCAGCTCGAAACGAACCTTGTACTATCATTGCAAGCGGTGATtccaataaatgtttttgtgcTTTGGGATTTTTCAGAGATCACAATGGAAAGTGTGTCCCTGCCAGCGATTGTTCTCAATCTG ATACCACAACCACCACgcattatttaatgaaatgtgGTTCACAccaaacatataaaacatgtGAGCCCTGTGAGAAAACATGTGTGGAGCCCAACCCAGTGTGTAATAGAACATGTATGGATTCCAACTCTAGCTGCGAGCCAGCTTGTATGACCGGATGCTTCTGCGAAGATGGGTTTTTTAAGGCTCCCGATGGGCGATGCGTTCGTCTTGATGACTGTCCTAAAG CGGAAATAATGAGTTTCGGCAACGAGCCATCAATAGAAGAGTGTCAGCAAGACGAGGTGTTTGTTTGGTGTGGATGGTGTGAAGCGACATGTTCGCAACCCAGCCCTGACTGTCCACCAGACGTATGCACGCGAGGTTGTCTCTGTCGTCCACCGCTATTGCGGCATAGGAGTGGTCACTGCGTGGAAAAGAGGGACTGCTTCGGAC aTACATGCCACGATCGTAACGAAGAATATGTTTGTCGGTATGGCTGTGAACCAAGTTGCGAGCGCCGAGCGTGCTTCCGTCAGCGTCGGTGTTCGTTGGGATGTCATTGCAAATTTGGACTGTTAAGAGATAGAGATGGAAAATGTGTAACAGCCGATAAATGTGAAAGAAATATTACTACTAATACTCCGCccttataa
- the LOC110993902 gene encoding N6-adenosine-methyltransferase non-catalytic subunit, with protein sequence MSEKLKELRERSQKRKKLLAQTLGVSSVSELRHALGTGLDVLPKKQATAGFSASGSEKPTPKEPDSLVYTDSSTFLKGTQSSNPHNDYCQHFVDTGQRPQNFIRDVGLADRFEEYPKLRELIKLKDELISRTATPPMYLKCDLKTFDLKTMGVKFDVILVEPPLGAGWRWKDVLALELHHIAQPRSFVFLWCGSSEGLDMGRECLKKWGFRRCEDICWIKTNIKNPGHSKNLEHNAVFQRTKEHCLMGIKGTVRRSVDGDFIHANVDIDLIISEDQEFGSTEKPIEIFHIMEHFCLGRRRLHLFGRDSTIRPGWVTIGHELTNSNFNADLYASYFNEGRETTGCTERIEALRPKSPPNTSKGTRPRGRGGFRSRGRGRGSIG encoded by the exons ATgagtgaaaaattaaaagaactcCGAGAAAGATCTCAAAAGCGAAAGAAGCTACTTGCACAAACG CTTGGTGTGTCTAGTGTAAGTGAATTGCGGCATGCCCTTGGTACAGGTTTGGATGTTTTACCAAAAAAACAAGCTACAGCAGGTTTCAGTGCTAGTGGCAGTGAAAAGCCTACACCAAAGGAGCCTGATAGTTTAGTTTACACAGATTCATCAACATTTTTGAAG gGTACACAGTCATCAAATCCTCATAATGACTACTGCCAACATTTTGTGGACACAGGACAGAGACCACAGAACTTTATACGTGATGTGGGACTTGCTGACAGGTTTGAAGAGTATCCTAAATTACGAGAGTTAATTAAGTTGAAAGATGAGCTGATTTCTCGTACTGCAACACCACCTATGTATCTTAAGTGTGACCTAAag ACTTTTGACTTGAAGACAATGGGTGTGAAGTTTGATGTTATATTAGTGGAGCCACCCTTAGGAGCAGGTTGGAGGTGGAAAGATGTTCTAGCCTTGGAATTGCATCATATTGCTCAACCTCGATCTTTTGTGTTCCTTTGGTGTGGAAGTTCAGAAG GGCTAGACATGGGTCGTGAGTGCCTTAAAAAGTGGGGTTTTCGTCGCTGTGAAGATATTTGTTGGATAAAGACGAATATAAAGAACCCGGGACACTCTAAAAACCTCGAACACAATGCTGTCTTCCAACGGACCAAGGAGCACTGTCTTATGG gtaTAAAGGGAACAGTTCGTCGTTCGGTGGATGGTGATTTTATTCATGCAAATGTTGATATAGACTTGATTATATCCGAGGATCAAGAGTTTGGTTCCACGGAAAAACCCATTgagatatttcatattatggAGCATTTTTGTCTTGGCCGGAGAAG ACTGCATTTATTCGGTCGTGACTCAACCATCCGTCCAGGGTGGGTGACAATTGGTCATGAACTGACGAACTCCAATTTCAACGCTGATTTATACGCTTCCTACTTCAACGAAGGCCGCGAAACGACCGGCTGTACGGAGCGAATTGAGGCGCTTCGCCCCAAGAGCCCTCCGAACACTAGTAAGGGCACTCGCCCTAGGGGAAGGGGGGGTTTCCGCAGCAGGGGTAGGGGCAGGGGATCTATAGGTTAa